The following are encoded in a window of Actinomyces oris genomic DNA:
- a CDS encoding DUF2469 domain-containing protein: MSAEDLESYENELELSLYREYRDVASLFSYVVETERRFYLANAVDVQVRTSGGEVFFELTLEDAWVWDIYRASRFVKSVHVVTFKDVNVEELTKLEMDIPSS, from the coding sequence GTGAGCGCAGAAGACCTCGAGTCCTATGAGAACGAGCTGGAGCTCTCGCTGTACCGGGAGTACCGCGATGTCGCCTCCCTGTTCTCCTACGTGGTGGAGACTGAACGGCGGTTCTACCTGGCCAATGCCGTTGACGTCCAGGTACGCACCAGCGGCGGGGAGGTCTTCTTCGAGCTCACCCTCGAGGACGCCTGGGTGTGGGACATCTACCGGGCCTCCCGGTTCGTCAAGTCCGTCCACGTCGTCACCTTCAAGGACGTCAACGTCGAGGAGCTCACCAAGCTCGAGATGGACATCCCCTCCTCCTAG
- a CDS encoding ribonuclease HII: MSPRGRTRPDRRLEKALLESHDYVGGLDEVGRGALAGPVSVGLAIVSRRTDDDFPTGLADSKQLTARARTGLIEPVRGWLVDHAVAHASPAEIDEHGIVAALRMAGLRALQQVADRGHAPRIIILDGVADWLTAPQPDLLTALEGAHVPETAPVPAEVPSTPPVHMEVKADARCAVVAAASVLAKGERDRLMADLDDPGYGWASNKGYASPAHVRGITALGASDQHRRSWHLPGLDQHHDRGAV, from the coding sequence GTGAGCCCTCGGGGACGTACCCGTCCTGACCGGCGTCTGGAGAAGGCCCTGCTGGAGAGCCACGACTACGTCGGCGGCCTGGACGAGGTCGGTCGCGGCGCTCTGGCCGGACCGGTCAGTGTCGGGCTGGCGATCGTGTCGCGGCGCACCGATGACGACTTCCCCACGGGGCTCGCCGACTCCAAGCAGCTGACGGCCCGGGCGCGCACCGGCCTGATCGAGCCCGTGCGCGGCTGGTTGGTGGACCACGCCGTCGCCCACGCCTCACCCGCTGAGATCGATGAGCACGGCATCGTCGCGGCCTTGAGGATGGCGGGCTTGCGGGCCCTGCAGCAGGTCGCAGATCGCGGTCACGCCCCCCGAATCATCATCCTCGACGGCGTGGCCGACTGGCTCACCGCCCCCCAGCCCGACCTGCTCACCGCCCTGGAGGGGGCTCATGTCCCCGAGACTGCTCCGGTGCCCGCTGAGGTTCCCTCCACCCCTCCGGTTCACATGGAGGTCAAGGCCGACGCCCGATGCGCCGTCGTCGCCGCGGCCAGTGTTCTGGCCAAGGGCGAACGTGACCGCCTCATGGCCGATCTTGACGACCCGGGCTACGGGTGGGCGTCCAACAAGGGCTATGCCTCACCGGCCCACGTCCGGGGAATCACTGCCCTGGGGGCCAGTGACCAGCATCGACGCAGCTGGCACCTGCCCGGCCTGGATCAGCACCATGACCGAGGCGCCGTCTGA
- a CDS encoding YraN family protein, translating to MTDQVVATRGRTVIAARCGDHALTPPFQGPGGAGAVRAGASRQSTGRRGEDLAATYLEDIGWQVLERNWRPDHGLRGELDIIALEPGHAHREPGSESVADPAQGRTGPRLVIVEVKTRSSLRQGPPAAAVDARKVARLRALAAAWASTHETPPHAGMRLDVVSILLRDARPALLRHHRAVDASWG from the coding sequence ATGACCGACCAGGTCGTAGCCACAAGGGGACGAACGGTGATCGCAGCCAGGTGCGGCGATCACGCGCTCACGCCGCCATTCCAGGGCCCGGGAGGCGCAGGAGCTGTCCGCGCAGGGGCGTCCCGCCAGAGCACCGGACGGCGTGGAGAGGATCTTGCCGCCACCTACCTGGAGGACATCGGCTGGCAGGTCCTGGAGCGCAACTGGCGTCCGGACCACGGCCTGCGCGGAGAGCTCGACATCATCGCCCTGGAACCCGGTCACGCGCACCGTGAGCCGGGCAGTGAGTCCGTCGCCGACCCAGCTCAGGGGCGGACAGGACCGAGGCTCGTCATCGTCGAGGTCAAGACCCGCAGCTCCCTGCGCCAGGGACCGCCGGCCGCCGCGGTCGACGCCCGCAAGGTCGCCCGGCTGCGGGCCCTGGCGGCCGCCTGGGCGAGCACCCATGAAACCCCGCCGCACGCCGGGATGCGACTGGACGTGGTCTCCATCCTCCTGCGCGACGCGCGTCCTGCGCTGCTGCGCCACCACCGGGCGGTGGATGCGTCATGGGGCTAG